From one Rhodovulum sp. ES.010 genomic stretch:
- the recA gene encoding recombinase RecA → MGTANLLDMVNKRNPDKQKALDSALAQIERQFGKGSIMKLGADNPVQEIEATSTGSLGLDIALGIGGIPKGRIVEIYGPESSGKTTLTLHCVAEEQKKGGVCAFVDAEHALDPQYARKLGVDLDELLISQPDTGEQALEITDTLVRSGAVSMVVVDSVAALTPKSELEGDMGDSSVGVQARLMSQAMRKLTASISRSKCTVIFINQIRMKIGVMFGSPETTTGGNALKFYSSVRLDIRRIGAIKDRDEVVGNATRVKVVKNKVAPPFKQVEFDIMYGEGISKTGELIDLGVKAGVVEKSGAWFSYGDERIGQGRENAKNFLKENRDIALSIEDKIRAAHGLDFEIAEDGGDDGDVMEA, encoded by the coding sequence ATGGGCACAGCGAACCTTCTGGACATGGTGAACAAGCGAAATCCCGACAAGCAGAAGGCCCTCGACTCCGCGCTTGCGCAGATCGAGCGGCAGTTCGGCAAGGGCTCGATCATGAAACTCGGGGCCGACAACCCGGTCCAGGAGATCGAGGCGACCTCGACGGGCTCGCTGGGTCTCGACATCGCGCTGGGGATCGGCGGGATTCCGAAGGGACGGATCGTCGAGATTTATGGCCCCGAAAGCTCGGGTAAAACCACTCTGACACTGCATTGCGTGGCCGAGGAGCAGAAAAAGGGCGGCGTCTGCGCCTTCGTCGATGCGGAACACGCCCTCGACCCGCAATACGCACGCAAGCTCGGCGTCGACCTGGACGAGTTGCTGATCTCCCAGCCCGATACCGGCGAACAGGCACTGGAGATCACCGACACGCTGGTGCGCTCGGGCGCGGTCAGCATGGTGGTGGTCGACTCGGTCGCCGCGCTGACGCCCAAGTCGGAACTGGAAGGCGATATGGGCGACTCCAGTGTCGGCGTGCAGGCGCGACTGATGAGCCAAGCGATGCGCAAGCTCACCGCCTCGATCAGCCGCTCGAAATGCACGGTGATCTTCATCAACCAGATCCGCATGAAGATCGGCGTGATGTTCGGCAGCCCCGAGACGACGACGGGCGGCAATGCGTTGAAATTCTATTCGTCCGTCCGGCTCGACATTCGCCGGATCGGCGCTATCAAGGACCGCGACGAGGTGGTAGGCAACGCCACCCGGGTCAAGGTCGTCAAGAACAAGGTCGCACCGCCCTTCAAGCAGGTCGAATTCGACATCATGTATGGCGAGGGCATCTCGAAGACCGGCGAGTTGATCGATCTCGGCGTCAAGGCCGGTGTGGTCGAGAAGTCGGGTGCGTGGTTCTCCTACGGCGATGAACGCATCGGTCAGGGCCGGGAGAACGCCAAGAACTTCCTGAAGGAAAACCGCGACATCGCGCTTTCGATCGAAGACAAGATCCGCGCCGCCCATGGGCTCGACTTCGAGATCGCTGAGGATGGCGGCGATGACGGGGACGTGATGGAGGCCTGA
- a CDS encoding PRC-barrel domain-containing protein: MKTFTASILALAVAAPVALADSQNASENAMGTAQEQTSAGMTEHQGDLVRTRDITGGTIYTLNEANDEGWDTKGTHDEIGADWNSIGEIEDVVLSKNGQMSGVVAEVGGFLDIADKHVLISMADVNLVQGDRYALVTRLNEEELESMEDIDEGFWE; the protein is encoded by the coding sequence ATGAAAACGTTTACCGCAAGCATCCTCGCCCTGGCCGTCGCCGCGCCGGTTGCGCTGGCGGACAGCCAAAACGCGAGTGAAAACGCCATGGGCACCGCGCAGGAACAGACGAGCGCCGGCATGACCGAGCACCAGGGCGACCTGGTCCGCACCAGGGATATCACCGGGGGCACGATCTACACCCTCAACGAGGCCAATGACGAAGGCTGGGACACGAAAGGAACTCATGACGAGATCGGCGCCGACTGGAACTCGATCGGCGAGATCGAGGATGTCGTGCTGTCGAAGAACGGCCAGATGTCCGGCGTCGTCGCCGAGGTCGGCGGCTTTCTCGACATCGCGGACAAGCACGTCCTGATCTCGATGGCCGACGTCAACCTCGTGCAGGGCGACCGCTATGCGCTGGTCACACGCCTGAACGAGGAAGAACTGGAGTCGATGGAAGACATCGACGAAGGCTTCTGGGAATAA